The following proteins are encoded in a genomic region of Garra rufa chromosome 22, GarRuf1.0, whole genome shotgun sequence:
- the LOC141297735 gene encoding urotensin-2 receptor, whose translation MNYNKSGSVSGPSRSSNSGSVDELVITSTFGTLLSVVYIVGVSGNVYTLVVMCHSIRFATSMYISIINLALADLLYLSTIPFVVCTYFLKDWYFGDVGCRILLSLDLLTMHASIFTLTVMCMERYLAVTKPLDTVKRSKSYRKAMAWGVWILSLVLTLPMMVMVNQTTKTTADGGVKRMCAPTWAPQAYKLYLTVLFCTSIMAPGLVIGYLYTKLARTYLESQKTPAINKSSKRSPKQKVLIMIFTIVLVFWACFLPFWIWQLVPLYHKPFSLASHTHTSINYLVASLTYSNSCINPFLYTLLTKNYREYLKNRHKSFYRYTSSFKKRPPSLYSWGKSASSSNQFEFNSETLVMAQLKVMQ comes from the coding sequence ATGAATTACAACAAGTCTGGCAGTGTGAGCGGTCCGTCCCGTAGCAGCAACTCCGGTTCGGTGGACGAGCTTGTGATAACATCGACTTTCGGGACGCTGCTGTCGGTGGTTTACATCGTTGGAGTTTCGGGAAACGTCTACACGCTGGTAGTCATGTGTCATTCAATACGCTTCGCCACTTCCATGTACATCTCCATCATCAACCTGGCGCTCGCGGACCTTTTGTACCTCTCCACGATTCCCTTCGTGGTGTGCACGTACTTTCTGAAGGACTGGTACTTCGGGGATGTGGGCTGCAGGATACTCTTGAGTCTGGACCTGTTAACTATGCATGCGAGTATCTTTACTCTGACAGTGATGTGCATGGAGCGCTACCTGGCAGTGACTAAACCGCTGGACACTGTGAAACGCTCCAAGAGCTACCGAAAAGCCATGGCGTGGGGAGTTTGGATTTTGTCCCTCGTCCTAACTCTTCCCATGATGGTCATGGTTAACCAGACTACTAAAACAACAGCAGATGGTGGGGTGAAAAGGATGTGCGCGCCCACCTGGGCACCCCAGGCGTATAAATTGTACCTGACCGTCCTGTTCTGCACTAGCATAATGGCGCCAGGTCTTGTCATTGGTTACTTATACACAAAACTAGCCAGGACGTATCTAGAGTCTCAAAAAACACCGGCTATTAATAAAAGCAGCAAGCGCTCGCCCAAACAGAAAGTTTTGATCATGATTTTCACGATCGTGCTCGTGTTCTGGGCTTGTTTTCTGCCTTTTTGGATATGGCAACTTGTGCCCCTGTACCACAAGCCCTTCAGTCTCGCCTCACACACGCACACGAGCATCAATTACCTCGTGGCGAGCCTGACTTACAGCAACAGCTGCATCAACCCGTTTCTGTACACGCTCCTCACCAAGAATTATCGGGAGTATCTTAAAAACCGCCACAAGAGTTTTTACCGCTACACTTCATCGTTCAAAAAGCGCCCACCGAGCTTGTACTCTTGGGGAAAGTCTGCGTCATCCAGTAATCAGTTTGAGTTCAACTCTGAGACGCTTGTCATGGCGCAGTTAAAGGTGATGCAGTGA